A window of Maioricimonas rarisocia genomic DNA:
GGCTCGTCCGAGGCGGTCGAGCTCCCCCGCGGATTTGCGATGGGAATGCGGGTCCGTCACCCACGTTACGGAGTGGGAACGGTGACCGAGGTCGGCGGATTCGGGGCCCGGCGGACCGTCACCGTCCGCTTTGCCGAGGCGGATCGGGTCGAGAAGTTCGTCGCCGCCAAAGCGCCGCTGCAGCCACTGGGGACGTAGCCGGACCGGTCATCCCGGACCGCTTCAGGCGGCGTACATACGGTCGAGGACATTGCGGCCCGATTCCGATTCGGAGACGGACAGCTTCTCCCGCAGGATGCGACGCAGCGAGCAGGAGAGCCTCCAGAGTCCGTGGCCGGAAAGGAAGTAGTCCCGGTCCTCGATTGACGCCAGTGACTGCTTGATGCGCTCGCAGTTCTCGGGATCGACGGCGAATCGGGGTGGATGATCTTCCTTGACGAAGACCGTCAGCACGTGTTCGGTATGGGGGACCAGCGTCGTCTGCTCGACGTGGAAGCCGGCCTTCTGACCAAGCAGTGCCAGTGTGCAGGGGTTGTAATTGAAGATGTGGGCATAGTGCCACTTGTGGCGGGCGGCGTGCAGCTGGCTCTCGACGTTGGGGACTTCCACGACAAACCGGCCGCCGGTCTTCAGGCAGGCGAGCGCCTTGCGGAAGACTCCCAGCGGCTCGTTGAGATGTTCGACGACGTGGTGGGCGGTGATGAGGTCGAACTCACCGTCTGCCGTGGTCGCGGACTGGAATGGGCCGATGTGCACGGGGATCTCGTACTCGCTGATCGAGTAGCCGCCGTATCCTTCGTCCGGTTCGACGCCGCGGGCTTCGATGCCGCGCTGCCGCAGCAGATACACGAATTCCCCCCCGCCGGAGCCCAGATCCAGGACTCGCGTCCCTTCTGCGAGCCAGGGGCGGGCATGCTCGTACCGCTGCAAAGCCCGCCGACCGGAGCGATAGACATGCTTCGATTTGGGGTGGAAGACCCCTTTGTAGGAGCGGCGGTATTCGTTGGCGTAGTACTGTCGGACGTCTTCGTCTGTGGGGATCGGATTGGAGAAGACGAGGCCGCAGTCCCGGCAGATGACCGTCTCCAGCGGATCGCCATGTCGGTCCGTCGTCCCGACAACTTCGTGATCGCTGGCCCCACACAGAATGCAGGAAGAAGATCGCTGGGCTTCGGTGGAGATCACGTGACGCACCTTCTGCTTCCTGGCACCACAGAGTTCATCAGCACAGGAAAAACGTTCTCAACGGGCATGCACTGCCAGCCGGTGTTGGGGACGGTTGAGCCGATGATCGC
This region includes:
- a CDS encoding class I SAM-dependent methyltransferase, which translates into the protein MRHVISTEAQRSSSCILCGASDHEVVGTTDRHGDPLETVICRDCGLVFSNPIPTDEDVRQYYANEYRRSYKGVFHPKSKHVYRSGRRALQRYEHARPWLAEGTRVLDLGSGGGEFVYLLRQRGIEARGVEPDEGYGGYSISEYEIPVHIGPFQSATTADGEFDLITAHHVVEHLNEPLGVFRKALACLKTGGRFVVEVPNVESQLHAARHKWHYAHIFNYNPCTLALLGQKAGFHVEQTTLVPHTEHVLTVFVKEDHPPRFAVDPENCERIKQSLASIEDRDYFLSGHGLWRLSCSLRRILREKLSVSESESGRNVLDRMYAA